The following coding sequences are from one Lolium rigidum isolate FL_2022 chromosome 6, APGP_CSIRO_Lrig_0.1, whole genome shotgun sequence window:
- the LOC124661671 gene encoding MACPF domain-containing protein At4g24290-like → MAARRLELPRNAAESAVRSIGLGYDVAADVRLKFCKQRGEPLIELDRDGVQDIVLPGSLTVAGVPKSIKCDKGERMRFRSDVLSFQQMSEQFNQELSLSGKIPSGLFNNMFEFTGSWQKDAASTKSLAFDGWCITLYTVALSKAQIVLRDHVKQAVPSTWEPAALARFIQKYGTHIVVGVKMGGKDVIYLKQQHSSSLQAVDVQKRLKEMSDSRFLDANGQSDISFRDAYGKDKSDRREQRLRFVESSPLNSYASKEDLVMMPKRRGGRDKDMISHGEWLNSVQAEPDVISMSFIPITSLLNGVPGSGFLNHAINLYLRYKPPIEELHQFLEFQLPRQWAPVYSDLPLGPQRKRQSSASLPVTFIGPKLYVCTNMVDVGKRPITGLRLFLEGKKSNKLAIHLQHLCSLPQIIQLEDDPYNNQSPEPYDRKYLEPIGSWKRFSHVCTAPVESEDSSIVTGAQLEVINQGFKKILFLRLTFSKVLNAAPVRQPEWEGSPNLIQKSGLISTLISTHFSTAAQKPMPRPADVNINSAVYPGGPPAPVQAPKLLKFVDTTEMMRGPQDLPGYWVVSGAKLHMERGKISLRVRYSLLTAMLPDDEDTLDDDF, encoded by the exons ATGGCCGCGCGTAGGCTCGAGTTGCCTCGGAACGCCGCGGAGTCCGCCGTCCGGTCCATCGGCCTCGGCTACGACGTCGCCGCCGACGTCCGCCTCAAGTTCTGCAAGCAGCGCGGCGAGCCGCTCATCGAGCTCGACCGCGATGGGGTTCAGGACATCGTGCTCCCCGGCAGCCTGACCGTCGCCGGCGTGCCTAAATCGATCAAGTGCGACAAAGGGGAGCGCATGCGGTTCCGGTCTGATGTCCTCTCGTTTCAGCAG ATGTCGGAGCAATTCAACCAGGAGTTATCTTTATCAGGAAAAattccatctggtttgttcaataATATGTTTGAATTTACTGGATCCTGGCAGAAAGATGCTGCTAGTACCAAGTCACTTGCTTTTGATGGCTGGTGTATCACACTATACACTGTTGCTCTCTCGAAGGCACAAATTGTTCTACGGGATCATGTCAAGCAGGCTGTTCCATCGACTTGGGAACCTGCTGCTTTGGCAAG GTTCATTCAAAAATATGGGACACATATAGTTGTTGGTGTAAAAATGGGAGGGAAGGAtgtaatttatttgaaacaacaacATTCATCAAGCTTACAAGCCGTTGATGTTCAAAAACGATTGAAGGAGATGTCTGATAGTAGATTTCTTGATGCAAATGGGCAATCTGACATTAGCTTCAGAGATGCATACGGGAAGGATAAG AGTGATAGAAGAGAGCAGCGACTGAGATTTGTGGAGTCCAGCCCACTAAATTCTTACGCTTCGAAGGAG GATTTGGTAATGATGCCTAAGCGACGAGGTGGAAGGGATAAAGATATGATTTCTCACGGCGAGTGGCTGAATAGTGTTCAAGCAGAACCTGATGTTATCTCAATGTCTTTTATACCTATTACTTCACTATTGAATGGAGTTCCTGGAAGTGGATTTCTGAATCATGCAATCAATTTGTACCTTCGTT atAAGCCCCCAATTGAGGAATTGCACCAGTTTTTGGAGTTCCAGCTTCCAAGGCAGTGGGCACCTGTTTATAGCGACCTCCCTCTGGGTCCTCAGAGGAAAAGGCAAAGCAGTGCATCTTTACCAGTAACTTTTATTGGTCCAAAGCTTTATGTTTGTACCAACATG GTTGATGTGGGCAAAAGACCAATTACAGGACTCCGGTTGTTTCTTGAAGGAAAGAAAAGCAACAAATTAGCTATCCATCTCCAGCATCTCTGCTCTCTTCCTCAGATAATTCAGCTTGAGGATGACCCTTACAATAACCAAAGTCCAGAACCATACGACCGCAAATACTTGGAACCAATAGGATCGTGGAAGCGCTTCTCTCATGTATGCACAGCACCAGTGGAGTCAGAAGATTCCTCCATCGTCACTGGAGCGCAGCTAGAAGTGATCAACCAAGGTTTCAAGAAAATATTGTTTCTTCGCCTCACTTTCTCCAAAGTCCTGAACGCtgcccctgtcaggcagcccgagtGGGAAGGGTCTCCGAACCTGATCCAGAAGTCTGGCCTCATCTCGACCCTCATCAGCACACATTTCTCCACGGCAGCCCAGAAGCCGATGCCCCGGCCCGCCGACGTTAATATCAACTCAGCAGTGTACCCTGGCGGTCCGCCTGCCCCAGTGCAGGCCCCAAAGCTGCTCAAGTTTGTGGACACAACGGAGATGATGCGTGGCCCCCAGGATCTTCCAGGCTACTGGGTAGTCTCGGGTGCGAAGCTGCACATGGAGAGGGGCAAGATCTCCCTGCGTGTGCGGTATTCGCTCCTGACAGCCATGCTGCCCGACGATGAGGATACGCTTGATGATGACTTTTAG